DNA from Acidobacteriota bacterium:
ACGCGCAGGCGGGCGGCTGGCCCCACCTCGTCCAACTCATCGCCGAGACGCTGGTGGATTTGGTCAACGAAGAAGACGCCCACGCCGTCACGCCCGCCCTGCTGCAACGCGCGCTCGACAAAGCCATCGTGCGCGGCCACAACGTGCTTTATGAACTGCTGCGCCGCGAATGTACGCTGCCCGGCGAGTGGGAATACCTGGAACGCTTCAAGCAACTGGACGCCCAGCCCACACCGGATGACGAAGCCATCGCGCGTTCGTTGCGGCGGCGCGAATTGATGGCAATTGACGGGGACGAATGGCGCTTGCGGGTGCCGTTGATGGAGCGGTGGTTGCGCGTGCGGGGGTAAAGTACCGCAAGGTTTGAAAGCGGTTTTTGCGCCGGAGGCGCTACGGAGTGTAGCCGGTGGTGGAGGCTTGGCCACAACTACCGGACAGTGCAAGTAAGCCTTGGCACTCCGGCAGGGGTGCTGGACAACGCCTTGGTCTGTCGCCCCTGCCGGGGCTTGCCGGTCTTTGGCGGCAAGTTCCGGTGGTTCCACTGCGCTCCACCACTGGCTACATTCCAGCGCGCCTCCGGCGCAGCAAGAGATTGTTCACTCGTTTGCAATCGCCATTCACGCGATAACATCAATGAGCAGACGCTGCGGCCCTTTTCTCTGTTCGGTTCATTTGCCTTGTCACCATCCAGTGCTAGCCTTTTACAGCCAGGCACCATAACTTCACCATAAATGCCCAGCCCAGTCGTGCCAGGCAAGATTCCGCACTGCCTGCGCAGCGCATTTTGTTGCGCTTTCTCAGAGTTTCCGCTGTAAGGTTCCTTACGCCCAACCCACTTCGTTATGGACAACCAGCCCCGCGCGAGGAGCTGTACCCAATCTTCGATTTCGGGAAATATTCATGAAGTCACTCACCGGCAGTTTATTTTTGGCTTCGTATGAGGACGCAGCCGCAGACACGACAGCCCAATTGCAGGTCATCGAATGCGCAAGCGACCTAGCGCGGTTAGCCGACGGGTGGCACGCGCTGGAATCCAGCGAGGGTAGCCCGACACAACATTTCATCTGGGCGCAGGCTTATCACCAGACTTACGGGCAGGAAGCGCAGGTGCAGGTGCTGACCATCGGTCCAGCCAATGCGCCCGAAGCGCTGGCGCCGTTGGTGCGACGGCCTGGGGTATTGCCACGGCTAGAATTGCTAGGCGTGCACGAACTGTGCGAACCGCTCGATTTGCTCTTTGACGGGCAGGATGCGCTGGATGCGCTGGCCGAGGGGCTGATCAATTTGGGGCAGCCGCTCTGGCTGGAACGCCTGCCCGCCGATTCGCCGGTGATTACAGCGTTGGAGCGCGCCTACCACAGGCGCGGGCTGGTGCATCGTTCGGCGGCGGAAAGTTATCCGCGCATTCCGCTCGACCGCAGTTGGCGCGAACCCGAAAGCCATTTCAATGCTGGACGCCGCTCCGACTTTCGCCGCGCGCAGCGCAAGGCGGCTGAACAGGGCGGACTGAGCTTTGAAGTTTTAGCGCCCACACCGGCCGAACTCGCACCGTTGCTGGCCGAGGCCTATCGCGTCGAAGCCGCTTGCTGGAAAGGCGCGGAGCAGTCGGCGCTGGCGTGTGATGTCAAGCGCGGCGAATTTTTCCGGCATTACACGGTGGCGGCGGCTGAACGCGGCATCCTGCGGCTGTGCTTTATGCGGTTGGACGGGCAGGCCGTGGCGATGCAGTTGGCGGTTGAGTGCGGCCAGCGCTTCTGGCTGCTGAAAATCGGCTATGACGAGGCGTATGCCCGCTGTTCGCCGGGCACGCTGCTGATGCTGCATACGTTGCGCTATGCGGCGGAACGTGGTTTGGCGGCGTATGAATTTTTAGGCGCGTCGCAACCGTGGACGCATACGTGGACGGATGTGCATCAGCAATGCGTATCGTTGCGGGCTTATCCGCAAAAGGCTGGCGCATTGGCGACGCTGGTTTGCGACGGCGCACGCCACGCCGGCATCCAGTTGCAGAAAAAACTGGGCAAACAGGCATGACCCGCAACTTGCATCAACCTCTTTGGCGCAAAGCACTCTGGGCGGGCTGGCAACGGCTGGCCCATTTCGCCGGACGCCGCTACATTGCGGGCGCGACCGTCGCCGAGGCCGTGCAAACCAGCCGCCAATTGGCGGGGCAAAACTTCGCCAGCACGATTTGTTATTGGAATGGCGAGCAAGATGCGCCCGCATTGGTCGCGCAGCATTACCTCGACATTTTGAATGAACTCAGCGCAGCCCAGCCCGATAGCTACCTCTCGATCAAAGCCACTGCCCTGCACTATTCGCGCGAATGGCTGAATGAAATCGCCGCGCGCGCGGCTGCGGCCAATGTTCGGCTGCATTTCGATGCGATGTGGCCCGATTCGGCGGAGCCTACGTTGGCGCTCATGGAGGAATTGCGCGCGCGACAAACCAACTTGAGCTGCACCTTGCCGGGCCGCTGGCAACGCAGTCTGACCGATGCCGCGCGCATCAACGAATGGCAAATCCCCGTGCGCGTCGTCAAAGGCCAGTGGGCCGATCCTGAGCATCCCGACATTGATTTGCGCGCGGGCTACCTGGCCGTGATCGAACGGCTGGCCGGACGCGCCGCGCACGTGGCGGTCGCGACGCACGATCATGAGCTGGCGGCAATGGCGCTTGAACGGTTGATCAAAGCGGGCACATCTTGCGAATTGGAATTGCTCTTTGGTTTGCCGACACGCGCGGTCTTGCGTGTGGCTCGTTCCGCAGGCGTGCCGGTGCGGATATACGTGCCCTATGGCGCAGCCTGGGCGCCATACTGCCTGTCGCAAGCGCGGCGCAATCCGCGCATCTTGTGGTGGGTGCTGCGCGATGCGACGTTGGGACGGGCGGCAACGATGATGGAAACAGCTTATGGAACTCGGGTACGCACCGCTGCCAGCGTGCAGTCTCGGCCATAAACCGACTGATGCTGAAAGAAAATCCCTATGACCTGATTCCGTCTGATGCCACGGCTGCACGCTGGCAGCGGTGCGTACCCAAAAAGTCCTGGCACGAACATTAATCCTCAGCAACCACGCGCTAGGTGATGCTATATTGCGCGCGGTCTCCTGCACTCTAACCTCATCAAGCTCCGATCCCCGATCATCATCTACCGGACAATCCGGGTGCCGCCGGACTGTATACGGAAGAAAGGAACCTCTTCCTATGCTCAACCGAACCTCACACAAAACGCCCTGGCGTTTTATCGCAACCATAACCTTTTGTCTGGCGCTCAGCGCAGGCGTTTGGCGCACCTCAAGCCACGCCACGCAAACGCCCTTGGAACCGCGTTGGGAACAGGTCGGCCAACTCAAATTCGTCGTGCTCAACAAAATCACGCCGCACGAGGGCTGGCTATTCACCTGGACGGGCACGGGCGTCTGGCGCTCTTACGACAACGGCACGAATTGGGAAGAAGTGTTTGAGGGGCTGCCTGAAAAGCGCGCAGTAACCGGCCTCGCCTCTGCTGGTGGTCGGCTGTTCGCCTATGTCAGCCGCTTTCTGTATGTGTCTGACACGGCGGGCGAGTTTTGGGAGAAGGTGGATGACAGTTCGTTCGCGCTGGTGCCGCCCAATCTGGACACGTTGGTCAGCCAAGGCGGCAAGCTGATCGTCGGCGCGGCGCGCGGTTCGATCTTTCAATCCACCGACGGCGGTGCAAGTTGGAAGCTGCTCTTCCGCCGCCTGGGCGAAGCCAGCGTCAACGAACTGACCGTGACGGGCGGCAAATTGATGGCGGCGACAAGCCAGGGCGTTTTCATCTCTACCGACGATGGCGCGAACTGGCGCGAACCGGCGGTGCAGGTCAGTTATTGGCTGCCGGGCAAAGAAACGATCAGCGCCAGTGAGCAAGTGACGACGCTGGCGGCGGTGAATACGCGGATGTTTGCGGGCACCTGGGGCGGCGGCGTCTTTCGTTCGGAAGACGGCGGCGAAAGCTGGGAGCCAGTCAACGAGGGGCTGAATTGGGAAGAGACGTTTGACCCGCTCTACGTCAAAGCGGTGATGCCCGCCGGGCGCCGGCTGTTGGTTGGTACGCGACTCGGCGTCTTCGCCACGGTGAACAATGGCGAGCAGTGGCGCGAATCGAATAACGGCTTCGCGCGCCGCCCGGTCGAAGGGATGTTTGAACTCAACCGCAAAGTTTACGCCACCAACATCGGCGCGGGGCCTTTGCGACGGGCGATAACGGGCTGACTTGGGAACCCATGGAGTTTTCAGAAGACGTCGCCAAAACGACGATTGGCCGCGTGGCGGGTTTCCACGACAGCGGCGACAAGCTGTGGGCATTGAGTGGCGGGCCGGATGGAGTGATGGGTGTAGGCTTCGCTTATTCGACCGACGCGGGCAAATCGTGGAGGCCGCGCCCGCAAATCAACGACAACATCCGCGCCCAAATCGCCGCGCCCGGTTATCTGTTGCGCGCGACACCCAACGGCGTCATGCGTTCAGCGGATGAGTGGGAAACAGCAGAGGCCTTCAATCAGGGCTTGACGACAGCCACCGGACGCCCACCCGCCAGCGTCAACGCGCTCGTCAGCAATTCCGCCAAACTCTTTGCGGGCACCGAAGAGCAAGGCGTATATGCCGCGCCAGCTGCGGCCACCCGCCAAAGTTCAGTTTGGACACGCGCTGCCAATCGCGGCCTCGCGCAAGGCAGCGTGCGCGCATTGGCCTTCAAAGATTCCATGCTGCTGGCGGGCACCAAAGACAGCGGCGTCTTTGCTTCGGAAAACAACGGCGGCGACTGGCAGGCCATGAATGCGGGCATGAGTGCGCAGCCTGTGACCGACGTGCTGGCCGGGCCGAATGATTTGTGGGCGGCGACCAAAGGCGCGGGCGTGTTTTGCTCCAACGACAATGGCAAGAGTTGGAAAGCCGTCAATCACGGTCTCGAAAGTTTGCAAGTCAACGATCTGACCTTGCACGAATACAAGCTGGTCGCAGCCACCGACGCGGGCGTCTTCGTTTCGCCGGATGCCGGGCAGAACTGGACGGCGCTCAACAACGGTTTGCCCACCAAAGAAGTCACAGCCGTTTTTGCCATGGGCAGCAAGCTGTTTGCGGGCACGGTGGATGGGCGGATTCTGTTTTACAACACCGCGCCGGAGCCAGCGCCTTCACCAACGCCCAAACCCAGCGTGACGCCGTTGCCGCGCGAGACGCCCACACCCACGCCGACGCCTCGGCCTACACCGACGCCAGAGCCTACGCCAGCGGTCTGGCCGTTCTATCACGTGCTGGGCCGCGTGGTGGATCAACGTGGGCAGGGATTGGCGAATGTAACGGTCACCGCCAGCGCTGCCGCCGACAACCCCGTCGGCAGCGCGCAAACGGATCGCGGCGGCTATTACAACTTGCGGCTGACGACGGGGGGAACCTATCGCATCGCCCCGCCCGCCGCTGGGCCGCGCAGGAATTACACGACCTACTATGCCAATCCGGGGTTCGTGGTGGTGCCTGAGTTACGGCAGGATCAGACGGCGAATTTTGCGTATTCACTGACTACGCCGTGGACGCCGCCGCAATAAAGCCTGGGTACGCACCGCTTCCCAGCGTGCGGGCTTGGCGTAAGACCGATGGAGGCTGACAGGAAACCCTGCGGCCTAATTCCGTCTCCCGGCAAGCCCGCACGCTGGAAGCGGTGCGTACCCAGGCTTGCCAGACTGCTTACGGCTCAGGCGGCGGCGTGACGCCTTTCAAACGCAGATACACCGTTGTCTGGCCGCGATGATGTGTTTGATGATCAAGCGCGGCGGTGAGCGCGCCCAGCCGCGTCATCTTCGTGCTGAAAAACGGGACGACCTCGAGCAGCTTCGCTTCATCCAGCCCATTCAACGAGGTCAGCACCGTGTCGTAACTCTCTTCGACGACTTTGCGCAACGCAGCCTTGGTTTTCATGTCCTCGCGGCTTTCCAGCGTTTCCTGCTTTTTGCCGTAAGGGCTGGCCTTCCCGCCCATCACTTCGACAAAGCCGAAATTCCAGAACGCCAGATGCAGCATCTGTTCGGCAAAGCTGCGCACTTGCGGCGTCGCTTTGAAACTCATGGCTTCCGCAGGCATGGCATCAATGTAAGCGAGCGTCCAGGTTTTGGCGCGTTTCCAGTTGGATTCAGTCTCGCGCACGATGGGCGCGCGCTTGTCCTCGGCTTTCTTGGCGTCGGCCTGGGCTAGCGCGCTGACGGAAAAGACCGCCGCAGCCAGGACAGCGCAAAGTATTCGCAGCGTTTTTGTTCGCATAAATCTCCTTCGTAATTTGGGGTTATGGTTTGAGCAGAATTGTCTGGCTGACTGTACGCCTAGTCGCTGCTTGAAGTTGTTATTGAGTCGTAAATATCGCAGTTCCAAGCCACCCTGTGTTTGCGCCAATGAGTATGGTAGAAAGAGCCGCATTCAAACATCCAACAGGAAGTTCGCCGCAGATCAACGCGGAAAAACGCGGATCGGGTTGATTGTTAATCTGCGGTTGCCTGTGTTCATCTGCGGCACGAGTTCCAACCGTGCAGGAAGGCCGTCAATGAAACTACGCAAACACAAGCGCGCGCTAACACTTTGTTTGATTGTTGTCTGGCTGGGTGTCAACGCCGCACCCGCAACCGCCAACAAAGAGCTACCGGGCATTGCCAGCTACAAGATTGAGGCCCAGCTTCAATTGGATGAGCAGCAACATCCGACAAAGTTGGATGGGCGCGAGCAATTGACCTGGCGCAACGACTCGCCCGACACCATCTATGAATTGCAGCTCCACCTTTACCTGAACGCCTTCAAAAATCAGCGCAGCACCTTCTTCAAAGAATCGGGCGGCCAGTTGCGCGGTGATCAATTCGAGGGGGGTCAGTGGGGTTGGATTGATGTCAACGAACTGAAAATCGCGGGCGGCGCGGACTTGACCAAGCAAATTCAATTCATCCATCCCGACGATGACAATGCCGAAGATCAGACCGTGATCCGCGTACCGTTGGCGAAACCGCTGAGGCCGGGCGCGACGTCGACACTGGACATTCGTTTCACCGCCAAATTGCCGCGCGTGTTTGCGCGCACCGGCTATTGGGGCCAGTTCGCGCTAGTGGGGCAATGGTTCCCCAAGATTGGCGTCTGGGAAAAAGTAGGCGAACGGCGGCGCACGGTCGCGGGTTGGAACTGCCATCAGTTTCATGCGAACAGCGAGTTCTATGCCGACTTTGGCAATTACGATGTGACGCTGACGGTGCCTGCAATTTACAAAGGCAAGGTCGGCGCGACGGGCCAGCAACAAAGCGAACAGGTGAATGCCGACGGCACTGTGACGTATCGCTTCGCGCAAGACAGCGTGCACGATTTTGCGTGGACGCTCGATCCGGGTTACGTCGTCGTCAAGCGCGCGTTCAAAGCGGCTGAATGGGTGAAGCCCGCCGAGTTGGAAGCGATGGCGCAACGGCTGAGGCTGCCGGTGGATGCAGTGAAACTGCGCGACGTCGAAGGCACGTTGCTGATTCAACCAGAGCACGCTTATCAAACCGAGCGGCATTTCAAGGCGGCCTGCAACGCCATCAAGTATTACGGCCTGTGGTATGGCGCTTATCCTTACGCGACGCTGACGATTGTTGATCCGCCCTTCAACGCGAACGGCGCGAGCGGAATGGAATATCCGACCTTCATCACGGCGGGCACCGAGTGGTGGCTGACGCCGCGTGAGCAAACGCCAGAGACCGTCATCGTACACGAGTTCGGCCATCAGTTTTGGTACGGGCTGGTCGCCTCGAACGAGTTTGAAGAGTCGTGGCTGGACGAAGGCTTCAACACTTATTCAGAGGGCAAAACGTTGGGCCGCGTCTATGGCAGCAATTGGCTGTCGTTCAAATACAACGGTGTGCCGCTCTTTGATTTCCCGGTCGAATTGCCGCACCCGTATGACAACCGGCTCGGTGTGTTCGTGGAGAAATTCAATGATCCGATCCTGACGCCCGCATGGAAGTATTTCAATGATTTCAGCTACGGGTTGAATTCTTATCCGCGCACGGGGCTGACGCTGGTGACGCTGGAAAACTATTTGGGCGAAGACGTGATGGCGCGCGTGATGCGCGAATACGCGACGAAATGGCGCTATCGCCATCCGACGTCGCAGGACTTTTTCGACACGGCCAGCGCGGTCGCCGGACAGGATTTGAGCTGGTTCTTCGAGCAATTCGTCAAAGGCACGCAGACGCTGGATTATGAAGTCGCCGATTACAAGAGCGCGCGGCCTGCGCTCAAACTTGGTCTTTACGACAAGGATGGTCAGAAGACCGAAGTCAAAGACGGCGACACCAAGGCTGGCGAACAGCAGCCGTTTGAGAATGAGGTCAGCGTGCGACGCACCGGCGAAGCCTGGTTCCCTGTTGAATTGCTGGTCAAGCTGAAAGATGGGCACAAAGTCTTTTTCAAACCGGCTGGGGTACACAACAACGCTGTCGAATATCAGGCCACCAATGACGGCGACGGCAAACAATGGCCGGAGCGTTGGCCGCTGAATGACCGCTGGAAGAAATTCAAATTTGCGACCGCAGCCGAAATTCAAACGGTGCGACTCGACCCCAACAACAAAGTTCAACTCGACGCCAACCTGACCAACAACGGCAAAACCGAGACAGCCGCCATCGGCGCGGCGGTGCGCTGGACGGCGGGCGTGACGTTCTGGCTGCAAACATTCATGCAAGCGCTGGCCGCGCTGAGTTGAGGGGTGTACCGCAGGCTGCCAGCCTGCGGCGGTGCTGGCATTACGCCCAAACCGGTGCAATGCCCCTTCCCGGCTGTCACTAAACCACGATTACCCGCAGGCTGGCAGCCTGCGGTACATTTTTGAGGAGTCTGCCGTGCTGACTTCATTACTCATCGGAATCGAACGCGCCTGTCTGAGCGTCAAGCTGCTCTGCATA
Protein-coding regions in this window:
- a CDS encoding GNAT family N-acetyltransferase, yielding MKSLTGSLFLASYEDAAADTTAQLQVIECASDLARLADGWHALESSEGSPTQHFIWAQAYHQTYGQEAQVQVLTIGPANAPEALAPLVRRPGVLPRLELLGVHELCEPLDLLFDGQDALDALAEGLINLGQPLWLERLPADSPVITALERAYHRRGLVHRSAAESYPRIPLDRSWREPESHFNAGRRSDFRRAQRKAAEQGGLSFEVLAPTPAELAPLLAEAYRVEAACWKGAEQSALACDVKRGEFFRHYTVAAAERGILRLCFMRLDGQAVAMQLAVECGQRFWLLKIGYDEAYARCSPGTLLMLHTLRYAAERGLAAYEFLGASQPWTHTWTDVHQQCVSLRAYPQKAGALATLVCDGARHAGIQLQKKLGKQA
- a CDS encoding proline dehydrogenase — its product is MTRNLHQPLWRKALWAGWQRLAHFAGRRYIAGATVAEAVQTSRQLAGQNFASTICYWNGEQDAPALVAQHYLDILNELSAAQPDSYLSIKATALHYSREWLNEIAARAAAANVRLHFDAMWPDSAEPTLALMEELRARQTNLSCTLPGRWQRSLTDAARINEWQIPVRVVKGQWADPEHPDIDLRAGYLAVIERLAGRAAHVAVATHDHELAAMALERLIKAGTSCELELLFGLPTRAVLRVARSAGVPVRIYVPYGAAWAPYCLSQARRNPRILWWVLRDATLGRAATMMETAYGTRVRTAASVQSRP
- a CDS encoding carboxypeptidase regulatory-like domain-containing protein, which gives rise to MEFSEDVAKTTIGRVAGFHDSGDKLWALSGGPDGVMGVGFAYSTDAGKSWRPRPQINDNIRAQIAAPGYLLRATPNGVMRSADEWETAEAFNQGLTTATGRPPASVNALVSNSAKLFAGTEEQGVYAAPAAATRQSSVWTRAANRGLAQGSVRALAFKDSMLLAGTKDSGVFASENNGGDWQAMNAGMSAQPVTDVLAGPNDLWAATKGAGVFCSNDNGKSWKAVNHGLESLQVNDLTLHEYKLVAATDAGVFVSPDAGQNWTALNNGLPTKEVTAVFAMGSKLFAGTVDGRILFYNTAPEPAPSPTPKPSVTPLPRETPTPTPTPRPTPTPEPTPAVWPFYHVLGRVVDQRGQGLANVTVTASAAADNPVGSAQTDRGGYYNLRLTTGGTYRIAPPAAGPRRNYTTYYANPGFVVVPELRQDQTANFAYSLTTPWTPPQ
- a CDS encoding DinB family protein, which gives rise to MRTKTLRILCAVLAAAVFSVSALAQADAKKAEDKRAPIVRETESNWKRAKTWTLAYIDAMPAEAMSFKATPQVRSFAEQMLHLAFWNFGFVEVMGGKASPYGKKQETLESREDMKTKAALRKVVEESYDTVLTSLNGLDEAKLLEVVPFFSTKMTRLGALTAALDHQTHHRGQTTVYLRLKGVTPPPEP
- a CDS encoding M1 family metallopeptidase, translating into MKLRKHKRALTLCLIVVWLGVNAAPATANKELPGIASYKIEAQLQLDEQQHPTKLDGREQLTWRNDSPDTIYELQLHLYLNAFKNQRSTFFKESGGQLRGDQFEGGQWGWIDVNELKIAGGADLTKQIQFIHPDDDNAEDQTVIRVPLAKPLRPGATSTLDIRFTAKLPRVFARTGYWGQFALVGQWFPKIGVWEKVGERRRTVAGWNCHQFHANSEFYADFGNYDVTLTVPAIYKGKVGATGQQQSEQVNADGTVTYRFAQDSVHDFAWTLDPGYVVVKRAFKAAEWVKPAELEAMAQRLRLPVDAVKLRDVEGTLLIQPEHAYQTERHFKAACNAIKYYGLWYGAYPYATLTIVDPPFNANGASGMEYPTFITAGTEWWLTPREQTPETVIVHEFGHQFWYGLVASNEFEESWLDEGFNTYSEGKTLGRVYGSNWLSFKYNGVPLFDFPVELPHPYDNRLGVFVEKFNDPILTPAWKYFNDFSYGLNSYPRTGLTLVTLENYLGEDVMARVMREYATKWRYRHPTSQDFFDTASAVAGQDLSWFFEQFVKGTQTLDYEVADYKSARPALKLGLYDKDGQKTEVKDGDTKAGEQQPFENEVSVRRTGEAWFPVELLVKLKDGHKVFFKPAGVHNNAVEYQATNDGDGKQWPERWPLNDRWKKFKFATAAEIQTVRLDPNNKVQLDANLTNNGKTETAAIGAAVRWTAGVTFWLQTFMQALAALS